The genomic DNA AATGACCGATGGCATTGCTAGATACGCTTTTGAAACCCGCACGATCGATCAATTGAGATAGATTTTTAAAGAACTGCAAGCGAGGtgctgcttcttcttcttcttctgcgtcatcatcatcatcgtcattatcATGATCTTCATCCAAACTCTTCGTTTGGCGTCTGGAAATGTGAATTCTTATTCAATTCCTCGAACGAAACGTACAGTAAATTGGGTCCTTTCTTGAGACACGAGGGATTCGTTTCAATGTCATCTTCTCTGGAAATGGAAGATGCTTAGAGACCACCTTGGCCCTGGTTGCCCAAATATTGCATTGCATGTTCGAGATTGTGGAATGCACACGACACAAGAGGATCCCATGTTCGTTTATTTAGTACATCACTGCTCAGTATGTTCTCGTAGATACGCTAGGACAACTTGGGAGATGGTTGTGGTGGtgttttatttccattttgcCAAGACATTCTCTCTGCCGATGGGTTGCTCTTTAATGCATGAAGATTGCTTTATTACTTGGCGCACATCGAGGAGGCGAATTTCCAATCCAAGGGTAATGAGCTCGTCCATCTACTATGCTTGAGTAAGTCAAGTACTGAAGTGTGATACGATTTCACTTCCGTCTCCGGGAGGATTCgcccacacacacaccatttgtttccaaacaaagtgAACACAAGTTCAGAAAGTCAATATGTCTATGAGCGACCTAGATCGCGTGCTGTCCCGGAAACCATATTTCCAACCTCGTTTAGCTATTCGGTTGGATCATGGGGTACAACTTTTTGCTGTGGACAAAAACGGGATCGTGTCGACTTTTGCGTATTCCTCGTCCTTGGTGATATGGAAGATGAATGAGGATACGGCCATCATTCAGGTTCTCGATTGGTTCTATTTTCTCCGTCAAGGTGAGTCTCCCGTGCTCAAGGCTCAGAATGGGGCCTACATGTTTCCCATCAGCCATGTGCAGACCATTCCGGGAACCGTTGGGATCGTTCTCATTGACGAGGTGGACAATGATACGCGGTTCCTTTTCCACGGGATCCTCTCCATGTTTGCTGATGTCATTGTACAGAGGGGTGCCAAATCCGGGACAAAAGCGGAGATCCATGTAGGATTGCATCCTTTCGGAAAATGGCTCAAGGACCGAGGGGAGGCAGTTGCTCTCCTGATTGAAGATACAACAATTCAGACTTGCTCAAGGATCGAAACCCGAGCAAACATGTCCGTGGCCAAATCACCTGCCTGTGACCCGGACAAGAAGCTCAACGGTTTTTTGGTCTACACGGCTCGTGGAATCAAAGGCGCCACGGGCACTACAGAAAAAATAACCGGCAAAGCCGCACATGGTTTGGAGTCAGCCTCCGATGGCATCGGTGCCGTCTTGGCCAAACAACTAACAAGACCCATGAATGTAGGTACCAGACAAGCACAACTATTGGAGAACACTATGGACATAACCTTTGGAGGAGTCTGGGCATACGACTCTGTAAAAGACACTTTGGAGGTATCAGCAGTCCATTTGGGTCGATGTATCCGGGATCAGACGGTCCGAGTGATTACCCACAAACATGGAGTTGCAGCAGGCGTGGCAGCGGGACAAGTTGTGGGTTCGGTCGGAGACTTATTGTTAACCGCCCATCATGTGCATGAGATTGGAGAGTTCTTGAGTGTGGAAGAAGCCGCTTTCTAGGTTGGCTCTGCCTTTGGCAAAAAGGTAGCTCACAACCATGGGAAATCCAAAGGATACAACTACGCGAGGAGGGGCGGATTTACTAAACGAAATGTACAGTAATAGAATGAAGTATTCGTGTGTCTGCCAGTCATCCAAGCTGAACCAATTACAATCCTCTGAGACACTTTTACTTCTTCTTCCTATTCGCACTACTTGGCCGAGCAAGACGATATAGAACAAGAGAAAGGAGAGACGGTTGCTAATGGAATGTAAAATGAAATCGCCATTCATTTCACATTTCAATGACTTCATCTCCCAAATTTTTACCTTATCTCTTTCacgttttgaattgaatcagGAAAATGTGATTGTTCAGTTTCTCCTGATCTTGAGACTTTTTCAACTGTGTAAGAAATACATGTGTATAGTTTCACATTCATTAGcatgttcaaattgagaaaaaCCGCAATTGGTTTCTCTTCAGTTGACTTTTTCCTTTATTCGAACATGTTTTGTCCTGTCTTCCGACATTCGGCGGATGCCCTTATTCTAAAAGAGGGCTTCATTAATCAAGATTAATTGCATACTTTGGATCTGAAGTGTGTGGAAGTGAAAACTCCTCATTCATCTATTTAAATAGACCTTTGATACCAAGGCCGGCATCCTCCTGAGACAGAGGTCTCTTTCTCACCCAACCAAAATATTACATACAATGAATGCTGTTCACATAATTGGGTAAATGATAATATCCATCGTTTTGTCTTGAAGCTTGGCACAATTAAAAGGACTGCCTTCAAAGTACACTTATGCTTGTGCCATTAATGATGCTTGAGCTTATTCATCATCACGCCAGAATTCCCATGGCTGGACGGATCCCAGCGCAATTACAAGCTCATTACCGTCAATTTCTggcaatttgttttgattccaCCACAGCTGACACATTTCAATTGAGTAACGCGTAGATTGATATCCCCAAAGATGGAGGGAACAATGGAACCTCCACCCAACCACGGACACTTGCATCTATCCATTTCCAACCCAAATGGCGTGGAATCGGGCAGCAGGTTTTGGATCGACAGTGTTACCAAATTGGAAGTCCTTGTTTGGCTCCGACAAGGACACGAGATCTTGCATCACAACTCACCGCTGGCTACCGATTCGGCAGCTTTATCCTGACTGAATTACTGACCATTTGCAAAGATTGAATAAGAGAGATCATGATCATACCATTTTTCGAGATTTATCCACTTTGAATGGCTGGGCTGATCTGGTCACCCGCTGAGAGCCTGAGGGACAGACAACCTTGCTTGAAATTCAGGACGGATAGCTAATCATAATCCACAAGCTCATTCTCATGACatcatgttttgtttttaggtatgaACCTCCAATGTGCCATTGTGGATTGGACGTGGGAGGGTTGAGGTCAAGTGACCAAAATGACCCGTTTCACAATCAAGCGGAATCTAGTCAAAGGCAAACCTAGTGTAGGAACAGGTTCGCCATTTGAGATAAGCGAGACCGACAGTTCCAATTTACAGCCGCAAAGCGCCCCAAACTTCAATGCCTTTAGTACTCAGTTAGTTTTTGCAAACTTTATCCAGCATGCAGCAAAATGCACAACCGACTTTAACTAATCCGACGATGCTGAACATAATCCATTCAAACTAATAGAATCTTGAATTCGTTGGCATTGACGAATAAATCCCGTCGGTCTGTTTAATTCCATTTCGAACTGAAAGGAAGTGCCGTTGGTTGGGCCGAGTAAAAGAGTCTGATAAATAGCTTCATTTAAGTTGAACCTAATGGCAAGGCCATGTTTAAGCCTTTTTCGTTTGGTCGGAAGTTCCCAAGTGGCAGTCCTGACGAATTAAGTCAATTATTGCCAATTTCCTCCCGATCTTTTCAATATGAGTCAACATTTACaatagattttcaaaatgggaGGCACAGCCATTGCTATTTCACGGACTCATTGTTCGCCACATTTCTTCCGATGTGGGGTAACTAGGTAGCTTTTGGCCACGTCGTAAAATTCGATGACGTTCAAATGAGCCACGCAAGCCTCGCCCTGAACAACCATAGAGCCACAATTTGCCACAGGCCTTCCTGTGCCTTtccttgaaatcatttttgggcGTTGGATCccattttccaattccaaatgttGATTCCAAGAGAGGGTGCGATAAATCAACCAAGCAATGAATTGTGCATGAGCGAGTGAACGTGCCTGAATGCGGATCTCTGAATTAAAAGCCTTAAAGGTAGAGGTCGTCATTTTGCGCATGCATTCAACGGATATTGTCCTT from Tigriopus californicus strain San Diego chromosome 1, Tcal_SD_v2.1, whole genome shotgun sequence includes the following:
- the LOC131879287 gene encoding uncharacterized protein LOC131879287, which encodes MSMSDLDRVLSRKPYFQPRLAIRLDHGVQLFAVDKNGIVSTFAYSSSLVIWKMNEDTAIIQVLDWFYFLRQGESPVLKAQNGAYMFPISHVQTIPGTVGIVLIDEVDNDTRFLFHGILSMFADVIVQRGAKSGTKAEIHVGLHPFGKWLKDRGEAVALLIEDTTIQTCSRIETRANMSVAKSPACDPDKKLNGFLVYTARGIKGATGTTEKITGKAAHGLESASDGIGAVLAKQLTRPMNVGTRQAQLLENTMDITFGGVWAYDSVKDTLEVSAVHLGRCIRDQTVRVITHKHGVAAGVAAGQVVGSVGDLLLTAHHVHEIGEFLSVEEAAF